A region from the Fusarium graminearum PH-1 chromosome 4, whole genome shotgun sequence genome encodes:
- a CDS encoding squalene synthetase produces the protein MGYLYYLLHPYQLRSIIQWKVWHDPVHERDPSTESPELQECFRYLNLTSRSFAAVIQELNHELLVPITLFYLCLRGLDTIEDDMTLPLEKKIPILRNFHTTMNEDGWQFHESQEKDKELLEHFDVVITELKKIKAPYHEIITDMTRKMGNGMADYAENEEMIKNGVQTIEEYELYCHYVAGLVGEGLTRLFVESELANPKLAERPSLTESMGQFLQKTNIIRDLHEDWQDGRRWYPKEIWSQHVDKWEDMFNPAQQTKAIECVSHMVLDALKHSEECLFYMAGIKDQSVFNFVAIPEGMAIATLELVFRNPEVLKRNVKITKGDACKIMFECTQNLFTVCEVFKRYTRKIAKKNDPRDPNFLAISAQCAKIEQFIETLFPKQDPKKLTLTQAQAQNKEPTMDAGEAVVLFGVVIAALVCISGLMLGTAWFFGARFDHIFREASVFLPGREKATPMITGHEEL, from the exons ATGGGTTACCTTTACTACCTTCTACACCCTTACCAGCTTCGGTCCATTATTCAATG GAAGGTCTGGCATGATCCCGTCCACGAGCGCGATCCCAGCACCGAGTCACCAGAGCTGCAAGAATGCTTCCGTTACCTCAACTTGACAAGTCGCAGTTTTGCGGCTGTCATTCAAGAGCTTAACCACGAACTCCTCGTCCCCATCACTCTCTTCTACCTCTGCCTCCGTGGCCTAGACACCATCGAGGATGACATGACCTTGCCActagagaagaagatccctATTCTTCGAAACTTCCATACCACTATGAACGAGGATGGTTGGCAATTTCATGAGAGtcaagagaaggacaaggagctgctggagcactttgatgttgttatcaccgagctcaagaagatcaaggcccCCTATCACGAGATCATCACAGACATGACTCGCAAGATGGGTAACGGCATGGCTGACTACGCCGAGAACgaggagatgatcaagaatgGTGTGCAGACGATTGAGGAGTACGAATTGTACTGCCATTACGTTGCTGGTCTCGTCGGTGAAGGCCTAACACGCCTCTTTGTCGAATCCGAGCTTGCCAACCCCAAGCTTGCCGAGCGTCCTTCTCTTACAGAGTCAATGGGTCAGTTCCTCCAGAAGACAAACATCATTCGAGATCTTCACGAGGACTGGCAAGACGGCCGAAGGTGGTACCCCAAGGAGATCTGGAGCCAGCACGTTGATAAGTGGGAAGACATGTTCAACCCTGCCCAACAAACAAAGGCTATCGAGTGTGTCTCCCACATGGTCCTCGACGCACTAAAGCACTCCGAGGAGTGCCTCTTCTACATGGCGGGCATCAAGGACCAGAGTGTGTTTAACTTTGTTGCCATTCCCGAAGGCATGGCTATTGCCACATTGGAACTCGTCTTCCGCAACCCTGAGGTTCTCAAGAGGAACGTCAAGATCACAAAGGGCGATGCCTGCAAGATCATGTTCGAATGCACCCAGAACCTCTTTACCGTGTGTGAGGTCTTCAAGCGATATACCCGAAAGATCGCCAAGAAAAATGACCCTCGCGACCCCAACTTCCTTGCCATCAGTGCTCAATGTGCAAAG ATCGAGCAATTTATCGAGACCCTGTTCCCTAAGCAAGatcccaagaagctcacTCTTACCCAAGCCCAAGCACAAAACAAGGAGCCCACCATGGATGCTGGCGAGGCCGTTGTTCTCTTCGGTGTTGTCATTGCAGCCTTGGTCTGTATTTCGGGTCTCATG CTTGGTACCGCTTGGTTCTTTGGAGCCAGGTTCGATCACATCTTTAGGGAAGCCAGCGTTTTCCTACCGGGTCGCGAAAAGGCCACCCCCATGATTACGGGTCACGAAGAATTGTAG